The Erigeron canadensis isolate Cc75 chromosome 4, C_canadensis_v1, whole genome shotgun sequence genome window below encodes:
- the LOC122597734 gene encoding uncharacterized protein LOC122597734 isoform X2 — protein sequence MLKRKKKQDEVESTTFTLESQASEDYDSGECLENYKDVDVVSVLHERVTSPTADTLALGTDSDHRSKDHNLLSSRTGPQEEGYLDYDTGVDKVTGSPFEFQKTERASNRKSMTPFSKQAPSKWDDAQKWIASPTSSRVKNEQPVKKSGHVSHGNRQPVTKVVVEVPDQRLVPYDEPDTKQIDLSHSKDNKGQYVTWEGDYVSSTMVDSYSKPVLMIEDSVGDSAINLSRHDSSLSIQNTTFVPPPSEARSVSMRDMGTEMTPIASQEPSRTGTPIRATTPSRSPSSSRPTTPERTGPVSSTTNLSNQRMETGNKELSEKELQIKTRREIKALGTQLGKKNIAAWASTEEEDKGASSSGKDSGAEERGKSAIEMRAAAWEDAEKAKYMARFKREEVKIEAWENHQKAKTEAEMRRIEVEVERMRGGAHDRLMNKLAAARHKAEEKRAAAEAKRNREAARAEEQAAYIRKTGRIPSSFSCYCWCF from the exons ATGttgaagagaaagaagaagcaaGATGAAGTTGAGTCCACTACTTTCACTTTGGAATCTCAAGCTTCTGAGGATTATGATTCtg GTGAGTGTTTAGAGAATTACAAAGATGTCGATGTTGTAAGTGTACTTCACGAACGTGTGACATCACCAACGGCCGATACACTAGCCTTAGGAACTGATAGTGACCATAGATCAAAAGATCACAATTTGTTAAGTTCAAGAACCGGGCCTCAAGAAGAAGGCTATTTGGACTATGACACTGGGGTTGATAAGGTTACTGGATCGCCCTTCGAGTTTCAGAAGACTGAACGGGCCTCAAATAGAAAGTCTATGACTCCGTTTTCAAAACAAGCACCATCTAAGTGGGATGATGCCCAGAAGTGGATAGCTAGCCCGACATCCAGCCGTGTGAAAAATGAGCAGCCTGTGAAGAAGAGTGGTCATGTTAGCCATGGAAACCGACAACCAGTCACTAAGGTGGTGGTGGAAGTTCCTGATCAGAGATTGGTTCCTTATGACGAGCCTGATACCAAGCAGATCGATTTGAGCCACTCTAAAGATAACAAGGGGCAGTATGTGACTTGGGAGGGTGATTATGTTTCTTCCACAATGGTTGATTCATATAGCAAGCCAGTTTTGATGATTGAAGACTCTGTTGGCGATTCAGCAA TTAATTTGAGTCGCCATGACTCTTCTCTATCCATTCAGAACACGACATTTGTCCCTCCTCCTTCGGAAGCTAGATCAGTATCAATGCGAGACATGGGCACTGAAATGACTCCAATTGCTAGCCAAGAACCTTCTAGAACCGGAACCCCAATAAGGGCAACAACTCCTAGCCGGAGTCCAAGTTCGTCTAGACCAACAACTCCAGAAAGGACTGGCCCAGTTTCATCAACCACCAATCTTTCAAATCAAAGGATGGAAACCGGTAACAAAGAGTTATCGGAAAAGGAGTTGCAGATTAAAACTAGAAGAGAGATAAAGGCTCTTGGAACGCAGTTGGGTAAGAAGAATATTGCTGCCTGGGCCAGCACGGAAGAGGAAGACAAAGGCGCATCCTCTTCAGGAAAAGATTCAGGAGCTGAAGAAAGGGGTAAAAGTGCTATTGAGATGCGTGCAGCTGCTTGGGAAGATGCTGAGAAAGCCAAGTATATGGCTAg GTTTAAACGTGAAGAGGTAAAGATAGAGGCATGGGAAAACCATCAAAAGGCAAAGACAGAAGCTGAAATGAGGAGAATTGAG GTAGAGGTAGAACGGATGAGAGGTGGAGCACATGATCGACTGATGAACAAACTGGCAGCTGCAAGACACAAGGCCGAAGAGAAACGGGCTGCTGCAGAGGCAAAGAGAAATCGAGAAGCTGCAAGAGCAGAAGAACAAGCTGCATACATTCGTAAGACAGGGCGAATACCATCTTCGTTCTCATGTTATTGTTGGTGCTTTTAG
- the LOC122598219 gene encoding HMG-Y-related protein A, with protein MAAIPPQSILPQYPELILAAIEAIDTKNGANKSKISKQIESSYGTLPAAHSTLLSHHLNKMKASGQLVVIKNNYVRPDPNAPPRRGRGRPPKQNKEVPAGVATSPARSRGRPPKAEGESAGPVKVAVAPSVSGRKRGRPPKDGTAAAVKKVEKAVGERRGRGRPPKAKNPV; from the exons ATGGCTGCTATTCCACCTCAATCCATCCTTCCCCAATACCCTGAG TTAATTTTAGCTGCAATTGAAGCTATAGATACAAAAAATGGAgctaacaaatcaaaaatatctaaacaaatcGAATCATCGTACGGAACTTTACCGGCGGCGCATTCCACGCTTTTGTCGCATcatctcaacaaaatgaaagCCAGCGGTCAACTAGTGGTGATTAAGAACAACTACGTCAGGCCTGATCCAAACGCGCCGCCGCGTCGCGGCCGTGGAAGGCCACCGAAACAAAATAAGGAAGTTCCGGCAGGTGTGGCTACGTCGCCGGCGAGATCTAGAGGACGGCCGCCGAAAGCAGAGGGTGAATCTGCTGGTCCTGTGAAAGTGGCGGTTGCGCCGTCGGTGAGTGGAAGGAAACGTGGACGGCCGCCAAAGGATGGTACGGCGGCGGCGGTGAAGAAGGTGGAGAAGGCGGTTGGTGAACGGAGAGGAAGAGGACGGCCGCCGAAAGCGAAAAATCCGGTTTGA
- the LOC122595947 gene encoding zinc finger CCCH domain-containing protein 17-like, translating into MVGGGATSSQLVSPAPAPAISSEEDEILKRNTDCVYFLASPLTCKKGSECEYRHSDVARVNPRDCYYWLNGNCLNPKCAFRHPPLDGLLGSDVSTPMGPPVPAPHQAPYVTPKQGVACIFFQKGFCLKGHLCPFLHGPPNSVNNKPSQSGSANPVSNASKMVPSNPEKPIQEQKFAQQATIQKVTTLPARNGGNGAVDKKVSPPSNFREPPRYKPANVVPTPAIIEQPSSKPNRSGHHGYHVSENDTIRRKDADEYSREPSPGFDVLVDNELEESEYYHEKDGPRRARGQDYDVDRDMYREHRDYDHFNERDGHFDADHVENLERRPFPRSDRENGSDLRHRISKQRRGNDNGVRSVVNRDYDRESQNHVDWIPRRESHHHHRPDQHPDQGTLSSRLRGRIKIPGSNENNRRVERDIDIERKHLSRYSPGRPMSINQSRLRDRIKGPRDMVSDNDAKFAGPRRLSELKSVKSEHQPNNEPSLGKRKYPKTEDDMSFEGPKPLSEILKRKRGISISNSEDHISSINTQDNTPKESDIVSSNKEEHNAVSADLVGVIENNKPEDDNSVNNGQIEVENEDGLIDEDALLDEELEAYDDQRDGEYDYDQMDGEEEDYNLDEGEYIDEEEVEEYEKKENVVYS; encoded by the exons ATGGTTGGTGGTGGTGCTACTTCTTCTCAATTGGTATCTCCGGCACCGGCGCCGGCAATTTCGTCAGAAGAGGATGAGATCTTGAAAAGAAACACTGATTGTGTTTACTTTCTTGCTTCACCTTTGACATGCAAAAag GGAAGTGAGTGTGAATATCGCCATAGTGACGTTGCACGGGTCAACCCCAGGGATTGCTATTATTGGTTAAATGGGAACTGCTTGAATCCAAAATGTGCATTCCGTCACCCC CCACTTGATGGATTACTGGGATCTGATGTTTCGACTCCCATGGGACCTCCCGTACCTGCACCACATCAGGCTCCTTATGTCACCCCGAAACAAGGAGTTGCTTGTATTTTCTTTCAGAAAGGCTTTTGTTTAAAGGGACATTTATGCCCTTTCTTGCATGGGCCACCAAATTCGGTCAATAATAAACCCTCCCAATCCGGGTCAGCTAACCCTGTTTCCAATGCTTCCAAAATGGTTCCTTCTAATCCCGAGAAGCCCATTCAAGAGCAGAAGTTTGCACAACAAGCAACCATTCAAAAGGTAACAACTCTTCCGGCCAGAAATGGTGGTAACGGGGCTGTTGATAAAAAGGTATCACCGCCTTCTAATTTCAGGGAGCCTCCTAGGTACAAACCAGCCAATGTGGTTCCGACACCTGCCATAATAGAACAACCATCCAGCAAACCCAATCGCAGTGGCCACCACGGTTATCATGTATCAGAAAACGATACCATTCGTCGGAAGGATgctgatgaatattcaagagaACCTTCCCCTGGTTTTGATGTTCTTGTGGATAATGAGCTTGAGGAATCTGAATACTACCATGAAAAGGACGGACCAAGAAGAGCTAGAGGTCAAGATTATGATGTTGACCGAGATATGTATCGTGAGCACCGTGATTATGACCATTTTAATGAACGTGATGGTCATTTTGATGCCGACcatgttgaaaatctagaaaGGAGGCCTTTTCCTAGAAGTGATCGTGAAAACGGGTCAGATCTGCGCCACCGTATATCTAAGCAACGAAGAGGTAATGACAATGGTGTAAGGTCAGTTGTTAACCGTGATTATGACCGTGAAAGTCAAAATCATGTTGACTGGATTCCAAGGAGAGagagccaccaccaccaccggccCGATCAGCACCCAGATCAGGGAACTCTGAGTAGCCGACTTAGAGGAAGAATAAAGATTCCTGGCAGCAATGAAAACAACCGGAGGGTAGAAAGGGATATTGACATAGAACGGAAGCATCTTTCCAGGTACTCTCCAGGAAGACCGATGTCCATTAACCAGAGCAGACTTAGAGACAGAATAAAGGGACCCCGGGACATGGTGTCAGATAACGATGCCAAATTTGCAGGGCCAAGAAGATTGTCGGAGCTTAAAAGTGTTAAAAGTGAACATCAGCCAAATAATGAACCATCTCTGGGAAAAAGAAAATACCCAAAAACGGAGGATGATATGTCTTTTGAAGGGCCAAAGCCTCTTAGTGAGATTTTGAAGCGGAAACGAGGGATCAGTATCAGTAACAGTGAAGATCACATTTCTTCTATAAACACACAAGACAATACTCCGAAAGAAAGTGACATTGTATCATCTAATAAAGAGGAGCACAACGCTGTATCAGCTGATCTGGTAGGAGTAATTGAGAATAATAAACCAGAGGATGACAACTCAGTAAATAATGGCCAGATCGAGGTCGAAAATGAAGATGGTTTGATCGATGAAGATGCATTGCTTGATGAGGAGCTTGAAGCGTACGATGATCAAAGAGACGGAGAGTATGATTACGACCAAATggatggtgaagaagaagatTATAATTTGGATGAAGGTGAATATATTGATGAAGAGGAAGTAGAAgaatatgaaaagaaagaaaatgtggTGTACTCTTAG
- the LOC122597288 gene encoding uncharacterized protein LOC122597288, with amino-acid sequence MLRSGGKRWWDGLLTIKKGALDNVEWPEFKEMFFKEFRSEAEVTKLRSEFLNDCQGNMSLNEFRAQLLDKAQFCPEFLENDQLLKEQFYLKLRKNLWEKISLRQMESFSMLADVARDHEIEMSRVDEGVLKRKHEETNSPNKRFRQEGSSGSPYNKRNVPFCRQCKKNHPGVCRAGDKACYTCGKSGHTSRECRSKPHKPVICFKCFEKGHMRSSCPKLTEEERLEERRREAERKNAQTHGNPRGRSFQLSVEQARNTDDVVTGTFLVYNVPMRILFDSGANRSFVAIRMIHVIPVSKSCLENTLQVEVGNGRVELVKDVYKGCEIKISSELFQANLIPFPMGEFDIILGMDWLSSCNAKISCNEKAVYLKTSKGEDLVVYGDKKERFIPVCTFACAKRYMSHGCHVYLTHIVDVEKKPLSIEDIPIVKDFVDVFLEDLSGIPPERQVEFSIDLIPGANSIAKAPYRLAPTEMQEMMKQLQELLDKGFIRPSNSPWGAPVLFVKKKD; translated from the coding sequence ATGTTGAGAAGTGGTGGAAAGAGGTGGTGGGATGGCTTATTGACAATTAAGAAGGGGGCCTTGGATAATGTGGAGTGGCCCGAGTTTAAAGAAATGTTCTTCAAGGAGTTTCGGTCGGAGGCCGAAGTAACAAAGTTAAGAAGTGAATTTTTGAATGATTGTCAAGGCAATATGAGCTTGAATGAATTCCGAGCTCAATTATTGGACAAGGCACAATTTTGTCCGGAATTCCTTGAAAATGATCAATTGCTTAAAGAGCAATTTTACTTGAAGTTAAGGAAGAATCTTTGGGAGAAGATTAGTTTACGTCAAATGGAGTCTTTCTCCATGTTGGCGGATGTGGCTAGAGATCACGAAATTGAGATGTCAAGGGTAGATGAAGGTGTCTTGAAGAGGAAGCACGAAGAAACAAACTCTCCCAATAAGCGGTTTAGACAAGAGGGTAGTTCCGGTAGCCCctataataaaagaaatgttCCATTTTGCCGTCAATGCAAGAAAAATCATCCGGGGGTTTGTAGAGCGGGAGATAAGGCTTGTTACACTTGTGGAAAGTCGGGGCATACTAGCCGGGAATGTAGGTCCAAACCTCACAAGCCCGTGATTTGCTTCAAATGCTTCGAAAAGGGTCACATGAGAAGCTCATGTCCGAAATTGACGGAGGAGGAGAGAttggaagaaagaagaagagaggcgGAAAGGAAGAATGCACAAACGCATGGAAATCCAAGGGGAAGGTCCTTCCAACTCTCCGTAGAGCAAGCAAGAAACACCGATGATGTTGTCACAGGTACATTCCTTGTATATAATGTGCCTATGCGTATTCTCTTTGATTCGGGGGcgaatagatcatttgttgcTATTAGAATGATTCATGTTATTCCCGTGTCTAAATCATGTTTAGaaaatactttgcaagttgaggTTGGCAATGGTAGGGTAGAATTAGTGAAGGATGTGTATAAAGggtgtgaaatcaaaatttcTTCGGAACTCTTTCAAGCTAATTTAATTCCTTTTCCAATGGGAGAGTTTGACATAATcttgggtatggattggttgagctcttgtaACGCAAAAATTTCATGTAATGAGAAAGCGGTGTATTTGAAGACTTCTAAGGGCGAAGACTTGGTTGTTTATGGTGATAAGAAAGAACGTTTTATACCCGTTTGTACCTTTGCTTGTGCTAAACGTTATATGTCTCACGGTTGTCATGTTTATCTTACTCACATCGTTGATGTTGAGAAGAAACCTCTTTCTATTGAAGATATCCCCATTGTTAAAGATTTCGTCGATGTTTTTCTCGAAGACTTGTCGGGCATTCCTCCCGAACGGCAAGTTGAATTCTCCATTGATCTCATTCCGGGGGCTAACTCCATTGCTAAAGCTCCTTATCGTTTGGCTCCAACGGAAATgcaagagatgatgaagcaacTACAAGAATTGCTTGACAAGGGTTTTATTCGACCTAGTAACTCTCCatggggtgcaccggtactttttgtcaaaaagaaggatTGA
- the LOC122597734 gene encoding uncharacterized protein LOC122597734 isoform X1, whose translation MDYHKINKSKNPPLGSGVGGLSPVKLRNMLKRKKKQDEVESTTFTLESQASEDYDSGECLENYKDVDVVSVLHERVTSPTADTLALGTDSDHRSKDHNLLSSRTGPQEEGYLDYDTGVDKVTGSPFEFQKTERASNRKSMTPFSKQAPSKWDDAQKWIASPTSSRVKNEQPVKKSGHVSHGNRQPVTKVVVEVPDQRLVPYDEPDTKQIDLSHSKDNKGQYVTWEGDYVSSTMVDSYSKPVLMIEDSVGDSAINLSRHDSSLSIQNTTFVPPPSEARSVSMRDMGTEMTPIASQEPSRTGTPIRATTPSRSPSSSRPTTPERTGPVSSTTNLSNQRMETGNKELSEKELQIKTRREIKALGTQLGKKNIAAWASTEEEDKGASSSGKDSGAEERGKSAIEMRAAAWEDAEKAKYMARFKREEVKIEAWENHQKAKTEAEMRRIEVEVERMRGGAHDRLMNKLAAARHKAEEKRAAAEAKRNREAARAEEQAAYIRKTGRIPSSFSCYCWCF comes from the exons ATGGATTACCATAAGataaacaaaagcaaaaacCCTCCACTg GGAAGTGGAGTTGGAGGATTATCTCCAGTGAAATTGAGGAATATGttgaagagaaagaagaagcaaGATGAAGTTGAGTCCACTACTTTCACTTTGGAATCTCAAGCTTCTGAGGATTATGATTCtg GTGAGTGTTTAGAGAATTACAAAGATGTCGATGTTGTAAGTGTACTTCACGAACGTGTGACATCACCAACGGCCGATACACTAGCCTTAGGAACTGATAGTGACCATAGATCAAAAGATCACAATTTGTTAAGTTCAAGAACCGGGCCTCAAGAAGAAGGCTATTTGGACTATGACACTGGGGTTGATAAGGTTACTGGATCGCCCTTCGAGTTTCAGAAGACTGAACGGGCCTCAAATAGAAAGTCTATGACTCCGTTTTCAAAACAAGCACCATCTAAGTGGGATGATGCCCAGAAGTGGATAGCTAGCCCGACATCCAGCCGTGTGAAAAATGAGCAGCCTGTGAAGAAGAGTGGTCATGTTAGCCATGGAAACCGACAACCAGTCACTAAGGTGGTGGTGGAAGTTCCTGATCAGAGATTGGTTCCTTATGACGAGCCTGATACCAAGCAGATCGATTTGAGCCACTCTAAAGATAACAAGGGGCAGTATGTGACTTGGGAGGGTGATTATGTTTCTTCCACAATGGTTGATTCATATAGCAAGCCAGTTTTGATGATTGAAGACTCTGTTGGCGATTCAGCAA TTAATTTGAGTCGCCATGACTCTTCTCTATCCATTCAGAACACGACATTTGTCCCTCCTCCTTCGGAAGCTAGATCAGTATCAATGCGAGACATGGGCACTGAAATGACTCCAATTGCTAGCCAAGAACCTTCTAGAACCGGAACCCCAATAAGGGCAACAACTCCTAGCCGGAGTCCAAGTTCGTCTAGACCAACAACTCCAGAAAGGACTGGCCCAGTTTCATCAACCACCAATCTTTCAAATCAAAGGATGGAAACCGGTAACAAAGAGTTATCGGAAAAGGAGTTGCAGATTAAAACTAGAAGAGAGATAAAGGCTCTTGGAACGCAGTTGGGTAAGAAGAATATTGCTGCCTGGGCCAGCACGGAAGAGGAAGACAAAGGCGCATCCTCTTCAGGAAAAGATTCAGGAGCTGAAGAAAGGGGTAAAAGTGCTATTGAGATGCGTGCAGCTGCTTGGGAAGATGCTGAGAAAGCCAAGTATATGGCTAg GTTTAAACGTGAAGAGGTAAAGATAGAGGCATGGGAAAACCATCAAAAGGCAAAGACAGAAGCTGAAATGAGGAGAATTGAG GTAGAGGTAGAACGGATGAGAGGTGGAGCACATGATCGACTGATGAACAAACTGGCAGCTGCAAGACACAAGGCCGAAGAGAAACGGGCTGCTGCAGAGGCAAAGAGAAATCGAGAAGCTGCAAGAGCAGAAGAACAAGCTGCATACATTCGTAAGACAGGGCGAATACCATCTTCGTTCTCATGTTATTGTTGGTGCTTTTAG